The Paenalcaligenes faecalis genome has a window encoding:
- a CDS encoding spermidine synthase: MDYDPSIDLDDVTLSESDGIRYLHFGTEWIQGAMRIVRPHDLVLTYTQQMMAWLLFHEPQEQEDIGILGLGAGSLLRFCMKHTTSTLHTAEINPRVTAMCRSFFRLPENARSQIYHQDAEKWVASTEHIARYKVLMVDLYDAAAQGPVCSSEAFYKNCYQCLDEEGLMTVNLFGAHHSYDENIDHIARAFNGNVLVLPEIDEGNTVVIAFKGDFLARTTTAMLMDRAQVVQDQYKLPARRWAKSILADQP, encoded by the coding sequence TTGGACTATGACCCGTCCATCGATCTAGATGATGTGACTCTCTCTGAGAGCGATGGTATTCGTTATTTGCATTTTGGTACTGAGTGGATTCAAGGCGCGATGCGCATCGTGCGTCCCCATGATTTGGTTCTAACATATACACAGCAAATGATGGCTTGGCTGTTGTTTCATGAGCCTCAAGAGCAAGAAGATATTGGTATTTTAGGGCTAGGGGCTGGGTCGTTGTTACGCTTTTGCATGAAGCACACAACCAGTACCCTACATACCGCAGAGATCAATCCCAGAGTGACGGCCATGTGCCGGTCCTTTTTTAGATTGCCTGAAAATGCGCGGTCACAGATTTATCATCAAGACGCTGAAAAATGGGTCGCCAGTACGGAACACATTGCACGCTATAAGGTGTTGATGGTGGATCTGTATGATGCAGCCGCTCAAGGGCCCGTTTGCTCCTCTGAGGCTTTCTATAAAAACTGTTATCAGTGTTTAGATGAAGAAGGCTTAATGACTGTGAATTTATTTGGTGCGCATCATAGTTATGATGAAAATATTGATCATATAGCACGGGCTTTTAATGGCAATGTTCTGGTGCTGCCCGAGATAGATGAGGGCAATACGGTTGTCATTGCTTTTAAAGGGGATTTTTTAGCTCGTACCACGACGGCGATGTTGATGGATAGGGCGCAAGTAGTGCAGGATCAGTACAAACTACCAGCGCGACGTTGGGCTAAGTCTATCTTGGCAGACCAGCCTTAA
- a CDS encoding ABC transporter substrate-binding protein translates to MKRNNTLKTLVGLALSASLLASTAAFAQTVSVSSIVEHPALDSVRDGVKKALNDAGYTEEKGLKWQFQTAQGNTAITAQIARKYVGDKSDVIVAISTPSAQAVVAATKSIPVVFSAVTDPVAAQLVSSWDASGTNVSGVSDMLVLEKQLELIKKVVPNAKNVGIVYNSGEANSVVVVERLRELLTANNMALVEATAARTVDVGAAARSLVGKVDVIYTNTDNNVVSAFEALVKVGNDAKIPIIASDTDSVARGAIAALGVNYYDLGVQTGNMVVRILKGEKVGNMASETSDKLELFVNPGAAEKQGVTLDDAFIKSATKIIE, encoded by the coding sequence ATGAAACGCAATAACACACTAAAAACGTTAGTGGGTTTGGCCCTCAGCGCTAGTTTGCTTGCCTCTACTGCTGCCTTTGCGCAGACGGTGTCTGTGTCTTCTATCGTAGAACACCCTGCCTTAGACTCGGTACGTGATGGTGTGAAAAAGGCCTTGAATGACGCAGGTTACACCGAGGAAAAAGGCTTAAAGTGGCAATTTCAGACAGCCCAAGGCAACACGGCAATTACAGCTCAAATTGCTCGTAAATATGTAGGCGATAAGTCAGACGTTATTGTGGCTATCTCTACTCCCTCTGCTCAGGCAGTTGTAGCAGCGACTAAATCTATTCCTGTTGTTTTTTCTGCGGTGACAGATCCGGTTGCAGCACAATTAGTGTCGTCGTGGGATGCATCAGGAACTAATGTGAGTGGTGTTTCTGATATGTTGGTTTTAGAAAAACAATTAGAGCTCATTAAAAAAGTCGTCCCTAATGCGAAAAACGTTGGTATTGTTTATAACTCTGGCGAAGCTAACTCGGTAGTCGTCGTAGAGCGTCTACGTGAATTACTTACTGCCAATAATATGGCTTTGGTCGAGGCCACAGCAGCCCGTACTGTAGACGTGGGTGCAGCGGCCCGTAGCTTAGTGGGTAAAGTTGACGTCATTTATACCAATACGGATAACAACGTGGTTTCTGCTTTTGAAGCCTTAGTTAAGGTCGGTAATGATGCAAAAATCCCAATTATTGCATCAGATACGGATAGCGTAGCGCGTGGTGCCATTGCCGCATTAGGCGTTAACTATTACGACTTAGGCGTACAGACCGGTAATATGGTGGTACGTATTCTAAAAGGTGAAAAAGTCGGCAATATGGCCTCTGAAACCAGCGATAAACTAGAGTTGTTTGTTAATCCTGGTGCAGCAGAAAAACAAGGTGTGACCTTAGATGACGCGTTCATCAAGTCAGCCACAAAAATCATTGAATAA
- a CDS encoding ABC transporter permease produces the protein MSIYSLWGALEIGLIFGLVALGVLISFRILRFPDLTVDGSFPLGGAVAATLISQGFDPFTSTIIATGIGACAGVITGWLNVRLKIMDLLASILMMIALYSINLRIMGKPNVPLIMEPTVFSVLQPESLSDYVARPLLLVLIVIAAKLALDWFFTTQKGLAMRATGSNARMARAQGVATGNMILLGMAISNALVALAGALFAQSQGGADISMGIGTIVIGLAAVIVGESILPSRRLVYATLAVIIGAILYRFFIALALNADFIGLKAQDLNLVTAILVTIALVIPLLKKRLRGGRKA, from the coding sequence ATGTCTATTTACTCATTATGGGGTGCACTAGAAATTGGTTTGATCTTTGGCCTAGTGGCTTTAGGCGTACTTATTTCTTTTCGTATCCTTCGCTTTCCCGATTTAACCGTCGATGGTAGTTTTCCTTTAGGTGGAGCAGTCGCTGCCACATTGATTAGCCAGGGTTTTGATCCTTTTACCTCTACAATAATAGCGACAGGCATAGGTGCTTGTGCTGGGGTGATTACAGGGTGGCTCAATGTGCGATTAAAAATCATGGATTTACTTGCCAGTATTCTCATGATGATTGCCTTGTATTCCATTAATTTGCGCATTATGGGTAAACCGAATGTGCCATTAATTATGGAGCCCACGGTCTTTTCGGTTTTACAACCCGAAAGCCTGAGCGATTATGTGGCTCGCCCCTTATTATTAGTGTTAATTGTGATCGCAGCTAAGCTCGCTCTAGACTGGTTTTTTACAACGCAAAAAGGGTTGGCGATGCGTGCCACAGGCTCGAATGCGCGTATGGCCAGAGCCCAGGGCGTAGCAACAGGTAATATGATTTTGCTAGGCATGGCAATCTCTAATGCATTGGTTGCTTTAGCCGGGGCCTTATTTGCTCAGTCGCAGGGTGGGGCAGATATTTCGATGGGGATTGGTACGATTGTGATTGGCTTAGCCGCAGTCATTGTGGGCGAAAGCATTTTGCCTTCTCGCCGCTTAGTCTATGCCACTTTAGCGGTGATTATTGGTGCTATTTTGTACCGATTCTTTATTGCTCTGGCTCTAAATGCTGACTTTATTGGCTTAAAAGCACAAGATTTGAACTTAGTAACGGCAATCTTAGTCACAATAGCGTTAGTAATTCCTTTACTGAAAAAACGACTACGTGGGGGACGCAAAGCGTAA
- a CDS encoding ABC transporter ATP-binding protein, protein MLSAKNLRLTFNPGTPIETQALRGMELEIPSGQFVTVIGSNGAGKSTFLNAVSGDQEVDSGTILIDDKDVTRMPVWERAQYVARVFQDPMAGTCEDLTIEENMALASNRGTRRGLAGAVKASMRDEFRTRLETLGLGLENRLTDRIGLLSGGQRQAVSLLMSAMRPSRILLLDEHTAALDPRTADFVLALTERIVSDGKLTTMMVTHSMKQALEVGDRTVMLHQGQVVLDVSGPERQGLQVSDLLAMFEKVRGETITDDALLLG, encoded by the coding sequence ATGTTAAGTGCAAAAAACTTACGTTTAACGTTTAACCCGGGGACACCTATAGAAACTCAGGCTCTTCGCGGAATGGAACTAGAGATCCCCAGCGGTCAGTTTGTAACGGTAATCGGCTCAAATGGAGCGGGCAAATCCACATTTTTGAATGCGGTATCAGGAGACCAAGAGGTCGATTCAGGTACTATACTGATTGACGATAAAGATGTAACACGCATGCCTGTGTGGGAAAGAGCCCAATACGTAGCTCGTGTATTCCAAGATCCAATGGCAGGCACCTGCGAAGACCTCACCATAGAGGAAAACATGGCTTTAGCCTCTAATCGTGGTACGCGTCGTGGTTTGGCGGGTGCAGTTAAGGCTTCGATGCGGGATGAATTTCGCACTCGACTTGAAACATTAGGTTTGGGTTTGGAAAATCGTCTTACAGATCGTATTGGGTTATTATCAGGAGGGCAGCGTCAGGCTGTCAGTTTGTTAATGTCTGCTATGCGTCCATCGCGTATTTTATTGCTTGATGAGCACACGGCGGCATTAGATCCTCGTACGGCTGATTTTGTGTTGGCCCTTACAGAACGTATAGTCAGTGATGGCAAATTAACCACCATGATGGTGACTCACAGCATGAAGCAAGCCCTAGAGGTCGGTGATCGAACTGTGATGCTCCATCAAGGTCAGGTTGTTCTTGATGTAAGTGGACCTGAACGGCAAGGTTTGCAGGTTTCGGATTTGTTAGCCATGTTTGAAAAAGTCAGGGGCGAAACCATAACTGATGATGCCTTATTATTAGGCTAA
- a CDS encoding efflux RND transporter periplasmic adaptor subunit — translation MFKTRHLAWRPLRAVLFSATFLLAACGEKPQQQDMAGMKVPVSVIQVQPEVTSIFTELPGRVEAIKEAQVRARVTGIVTAINFDQGSEVKEGDLLFTIDPAPYEAVRDQAAAQLKNAQAELGTANALAQRYSKLIKENAVSRQDYDTAMAGSNQAQAAVAAARATLKAAEIDLGYTKVTAPISGRIGRAEITEGALVNAAQATHLATIQQLDSLYVDITRPVGEVMALRKAIADGTLRSDPDGAAKVSAVLDDRSIYSETGRLLFSGVSVDPTTGQLNMRAVFPNPDQLLLPGMFVRVRVEQGVDEQALLVPAQAVQYAANGATSLMLIKEGAVHASPVKLGNAVQGRVIINDGIQAGDTVIVEGFQKIGPGAPVQPIPWKGEAPTPAKPATDAQPETSSTADNG, via the coding sequence ATGTTTAAAACCCGCCATTTGGCGTGGCGCCCGCTACGCGCTGTTTTGTTTTCAGCTACTTTTTTGTTGGCTGCTTGTGGTGAGAAACCTCAACAACAAGACATGGCAGGCATGAAAGTTCCTGTTAGCGTCATACAGGTTCAGCCCGAAGTCACTTCAATTTTTACTGAATTACCTGGGCGCGTAGAGGCCATCAAAGAGGCTCAGGTGCGTGCACGAGTCACTGGAATTGTAACGGCCATTAATTTTGATCAAGGCTCAGAGGTCAAAGAGGGGGATTTATTATTTACTATAGACCCAGCCCCCTATGAGGCTGTCCGTGATCAGGCTGCGGCACAGCTGAAAAACGCTCAAGCTGAACTGGGTACTGCTAATGCACTAGCACAACGTTACAGCAAGCTCATTAAAGAAAATGCAGTAAGTCGTCAAGATTACGATACAGCAATGGCTGGCTCTAATCAGGCACAGGCTGCAGTGGCTGCTGCTAGAGCCACACTAAAAGCAGCGGAAATTGATTTGGGCTACACCAAGGTGACAGCACCGATTTCTGGGCGCATTGGGCGTGCCGAAATTACCGAAGGTGCATTAGTTAATGCTGCCCAAGCCACGCATTTGGCAACCATTCAACAACTAGATAGTTTATATGTAGATATAACTCGTCCTGTGGGCGAGGTCATGGCATTACGTAAAGCGATTGCCGATGGCACATTGCGATCTGATCCAGATGGGGCAGCTAAGGTCTCAGCTGTGCTTGATGATCGTTCTATCTACAGTGAAACCGGTCGTCTTTTATTCTCTGGTGTTTCCGTGGACCCGACGACAGGCCAGCTAAATATGCGTGCTGTTTTCCCTAATCCAGATCAGCTTTTATTGCCTGGTATGTTTGTACGTGTACGAGTAGAGCAAGGGGTTGATGAGCAAGCCTTACTGGTTCCCGCTCAGGCCGTGCAGTACGCCGCAAATGGGGCAACCTCATTGATGCTCATCAAAGAGGGGGCGGTGCATGCTAGTCCAGTCAAGCTAGGTAATGCCGTGCAAGGACGTGTGATTATCAATGATGGTATTCAAGCGGGTGATACGGTTATTGTCGAAGGCTTCCAGAAAATTGGTCCAGGGGCTCCGGTGCAACCTATACCTTGGAAAGGCGAGGCTCCTACGCCAGCAAAGCCCGCCACGGATGCTCAGCCAGAAACATCCTCTACTGCTGATAATGGATAA
- a CDS encoding multidrug efflux RND transporter permease subunit, which yields MPQFFIDRPIFAWVVALGITLLGLLSLPNMPISQYPEVAPPAISITATYPGASAEDVSSSVASVIENELNGAKGLLYYESVSDSYGQSEIKATFEPGTDPDMAQVDVQNRVSNITATLPAAVVQQGLKVEQSNTGFLLVVALSSEDGNLTQTELADYIKRNVQNAVSRVPGVGKFQLFAAGRAMRIWVDPEKLVSFNLSMSEVNAAIAQQNVLVSAGILGSPPNASEQRVTAPIIVNGQLRSAEEFENVILRSFADGSSVRVKDIARVEIGADNYQFGARLNGKTAAAFAISLSPDANALSTAKGIKDKMEELKAFFPAGIKYDIPYDTSPYIETSIEQVVHTLLEAMLLVFIVMFVFLQNIRYTLIPALVVPVAILGALSVMNLLGFSINVLTMFAMVLAIGILVDDAIVVVENVERIMAEEGLSPKEATKKAMPQISGAIVGITLILTVVFLPLAFMSGSVGVIYRQFSVAMAVSIMFSGFLALTFTPALCVTMLKPIPKGQHGVERRGFFGWFNRFFGAITKGYTGFIGKSLRAVGRMMFVYLLLVVLLGWAYMRMPTGFLPEEDQGYALANIELPAGSTSNRTVEIIEQVEGFFKAQPQVKDIIAVQGFSFNGNGLNSAIAFVTLKDFKDRKGPADSAQAVSGKAMKNLLFGLPDAMVFSIVPPAISSLGNASGFDIRLEDRANHGHTALLQASQQLLQLASQSPVLAQTRITGLSPGRQWNLTIDREKAAAQGVSFDEASNLIATALGSAYIGKYTNSGWVENIWVQADDRFRMNIEDVMKLNAKNNEGRMVPLSTFVTASPEQAPVQIVRYNSYESVRIGGAAAPGYTTGDAMAEMERLIGELPAGFGFEWTGLSYQEIQASGQSAILMGLAVLVVFMVLAALYESWAIPLAVMLAVPLGMLGAVLLVSAKGMANDVYFQVGMVTVIGLSAKNAILIIEFAKDAVARGGDMIESTVEAARMRFRPIIMTSFAFILGVTPLALSSGAGAASQNAVGFGVLGGMLAATPLAVLFVPAFFVAVLKVFKTKPRLLGAQAQEGQTGGQA from the coding sequence ATGCCACAGTTTTTTATTGATCGCCCTATTTTTGCGTGGGTGGTTGCTTTAGGGATTACGTTATTAGGCTTGTTGTCTTTGCCTAATATGCCAATATCACAATATCCCGAAGTAGCGCCTCCTGCGATTTCTATTACTGCTACCTATCCTGGAGCTTCTGCGGAGGATGTATCCAGCTCTGTAGCCAGTGTGATTGAGAATGAATTAAACGGTGCTAAAGGCTTACTTTACTACGAGTCCGTGAGTGATTCGTATGGACAAAGTGAAATTAAAGCGACCTTTGAGCCAGGTACCGATCCTGACATGGCGCAGGTTGATGTACAAAACCGAGTGTCAAACATTACCGCAACCTTACCCGCAGCCGTTGTGCAACAAGGTTTAAAAGTTGAGCAAAGTAATACGGGTTTCTTATTGGTGGTGGCCTTATCATCTGAGGACGGAAACCTAACTCAAACTGAATTAGCCGATTACATTAAACGTAATGTGCAAAATGCGGTGTCTCGTGTACCAGGCGTAGGTAAGTTTCAACTATTTGCTGCAGGCAGAGCCATGCGGATTTGGGTTGACCCTGAAAAACTCGTTAGTTTTAACTTGAGTATGTCAGAGGTTAATGCCGCGATTGCACAACAAAACGTGCTTGTTTCTGCTGGTATTTTAGGCTCGCCCCCGAATGCATCAGAACAACGAGTAACAGCCCCTATTATCGTGAATGGGCAACTGCGTAGTGCCGAAGAATTTGAAAATGTGATTTTGCGCTCCTTTGCTGATGGTTCTTCGGTACGCGTGAAAGACATTGCTCGAGTAGAGATAGGTGCAGATAACTACCAGTTTGGTGCTCGTTTAAATGGTAAAACCGCAGCCGCTTTTGCGATTTCTTTGTCACCTGATGCCAATGCGCTTTCAACCGCTAAAGGGATTAAGGACAAAATGGAAGAACTGAAAGCGTTTTTCCCGGCAGGCATTAAATACGATATTCCTTACGATACCTCACCCTATATTGAAACCTCTATTGAGCAGGTAGTGCACACGCTACTAGAGGCGATGTTGTTGGTGTTTATCGTGATGTTTGTGTTTTTACAAAATATTCGCTACACCTTGATTCCGGCGTTAGTAGTACCTGTTGCTATTTTGGGTGCTCTGTCGGTAATGAATTTACTAGGCTTTTCCATCAACGTGCTCACTATGTTTGCCATGGTTCTAGCTATTGGTATTTTGGTGGATGATGCGATTGTAGTGGTGGAAAACGTTGAGCGGATTATGGCCGAAGAAGGTTTGTCTCCCAAAGAGGCAACGAAAAAGGCGATGCCACAAATTAGCGGAGCGATTGTAGGGATCACCTTGATCTTAACGGTGGTGTTTTTGCCCCTAGCATTTATGTCGGGTTCAGTCGGTGTGATTTATCGCCAGTTCTCGGTTGCTATGGCTGTATCCATTATGTTCTCAGGCTTTTTAGCATTGACTTTTACACCCGCTTTATGTGTGACGATGCTTAAACCCATCCCTAAGGGCCAGCATGGCGTTGAGCGTCGTGGCTTTTTTGGTTGGTTTAATCGTTTCTTTGGTGCTATTACCAAAGGGTACACCGGCTTTATTGGTAAGAGCTTGCGTGCCGTAGGCCGCATGATGTTTGTCTATTTATTGCTCGTGGTGTTATTGGGCTGGGCATATATGCGTATGCCAACAGGGTTCTTGCCCGAAGAAGACCAAGGCTATGCACTAGCGAATATCGAATTGCCTGCTGGTTCTACTTCAAATCGTACCGTAGAGATTATTGAGCAAGTCGAAGGCTTCTTTAAGGCCCAACCTCAGGTAAAAGACATTATTGCGGTTCAGGGCTTTAGCTTTAATGGTAATGGTTTGAACTCAGCGATTGCTTTTGTGACACTTAAAGACTTTAAGGATCGAAAAGGTCCAGCTGACTCAGCTCAGGCAGTATCTGGTAAGGCCATGAAAAACCTCTTGTTCGGTCTACCCGATGCCATGGTGTTTTCAATTGTTCCCCCAGCAATTAGCTCTTTAGGCAATGCGTCTGGTTTCGATATTCGCCTAGAGGACCGGGCAAATCACGGTCATACGGCTTTATTACAAGCATCACAACAGTTATTGCAGTTAGCTTCTCAAAGTCCAGTATTAGCGCAGACTCGCATCACAGGTTTAAGTCCAGGTCGTCAGTGGAACTTAACGATTGATCGAGAAAAAGCAGCGGCTCAAGGTGTAAGTTTCGACGAGGCATCTAATCTCATCGCGACGGCTTTAGGCTCAGCATATATTGGCAAATACACTAACTCTGGTTGGGTAGAGAATATTTGGGTACAAGCTGATGATCGTTTCCGTATGAATATCGAAGACGTGATGAAGCTAAATGCTAAAAATAACGAAGGCCGTATGGTTCCCTTGAGTACGTTTGTGACAGCTTCGCCAGAACAGGCGCCGGTACAAATCGTACGTTACAACAGCTACGAGTCTGTACGAATTGGTGGTGCTGCGGCTCCGGGCTACACCACTGGTGATGCCATGGCTGAAATGGAGCGTTTGATTGGTGAATTGCCAGCCGGTTTTGGTTTCGAGTGGACGGGTCTGTCTTACCAAGAAATTCAAGCTTCTGGTCAAAGTGCCATCTTAATGGGCTTAGCGGTACTGGTTGTTTTCATGGTATTGGCGGCGCTGTACGAAAGTTGGGCAATTCCCTTGGCTGTAATGCTTGCGGTTCCTTTAGGTATGCTCGGTGCAGTGCTCTTGGTGTCTGCTAAAGGGATGGCAAATGATGTGTACTTCCAGGTCGGTATGGTAACGGTTATTGGCTTATCTGCTAAAAATGCGATTCTAATTATTGAATTTGCTAAGGACGCAGTAGCTCGTGGTGGAGATATGATTGAGTCAACCGTAGAGGCTGCTCGCATGCGTTTCCGACCAATTATTATGACCTCATTTGCCTTTATTTTAGGTGTGACGCCATTGGCTTTGTCTTCTGGTGCTGGGGCTGCGAGTCAGAACGCGGTAGGTTTTGGGGTGTTAGGCGGTATGTTGGCTGCTACGCCACTAGCTGTATTGTTTGTACCTGCGTTTTTTGTAGCAGTATTGAAAGTATTTAAAACCAAACCTCGCTTATTAGGTGCGCAAGCCCAAGAAGGGCAAACGGGAGGACAGGCATGA
- a CDS encoding efflux transporter outer membrane subunit — protein MVGMKSGLTALATALVLAGCSFAPTYERPMAPVAPQFDHQNAADIDQDSAKLDALGWREFFADAHLQGLIEQALLNNRDLRIAVDRIEEARAQYGIAQSDQFPTLGVGGGGQVTHNPSDLRAGDASISRFFQAGVGITSFELDFFGRVRNLSQAAYSQYLATEQAQRTVRINVVAQVAEAYFRWRSAQQMYDLMASTLDSRERTYKLVNTLFEVGTASALERHQAQLQLDTVRADMQQMKRAQMQAYNALTLLVGTTIPDDLPEPAVFGKNQIVADIPVGLPSSLLERRPDILAAELQLQAAYANIGAARAAFFPNISITGLFGFASPAFSSLFDSGRTYWQYAPQITMPIFSGGVKGGLDLAKARQNIAVSNYEKSIQVAFKEVADALAGDATYSQQLDALRAMENSASESLRLANLRYETGIDSFLQVQTAEINLYGAQQLFVQTGMESLLNRVLLYKALGGGWQLDAQQQEQS, from the coding sequence ATGGTTGGAATGAAATCTGGTTTAACAGCACTAGCAACGGCTTTGGTATTAGCAGGGTGCTCATTTGCCCCTACCTATGAGCGGCCTATGGCTCCAGTTGCGCCACAGTTTGATCATCAAAATGCAGCGGATATAGATCAAGATTCAGCAAAGCTCGATGCCCTGGGATGGCGTGAGTTTTTTGCTGATGCGCATTTGCAAGGGTTAATTGAGCAGGCGTTGCTCAATAATCGAGATCTACGTATTGCTGTGGATCGTATCGAAGAGGCTCGTGCCCAGTATGGGATTGCACAAAGTGATCAGTTTCCTACTTTAGGGGTAGGAGGTGGTGGGCAGGTGACCCATAACCCATCGGACTTACGTGCAGGGGACGCCTCTATTAGTCGCTTTTTTCAAGCAGGGGTTGGTATTACCTCTTTTGAGTTAGACTTTTTTGGTCGTGTGCGAAATCTATCGCAAGCCGCCTATAGTCAGTATTTAGCGACAGAGCAAGCTCAGCGCACGGTACGAATCAATGTTGTTGCTCAGGTTGCTGAGGCTTATTTTCGCTGGCGTAGTGCTCAGCAAATGTATGACTTAATGGCGTCTACACTCGATAGCCGTGAGCGCACATATAAGCTGGTTAATACGTTATTTGAGGTAGGTACTGCATCGGCCCTAGAGCGTCATCAAGCTCAATTGCAGCTTGATACGGTACGTGCTGATATGCAGCAAATGAAGCGTGCTCAGATGCAAGCTTATAATGCGTTGACGCTATTGGTCGGTACGACCATTCCTGATGACTTGCCTGAGCCAGCCGTGTTTGGCAAGAATCAAATTGTGGCTGATATCCCAGTGGGATTACCCTCTAGCCTACTCGAGCGACGTCCTGATATTTTAGCAGCAGAACTACAGTTACAGGCCGCTTATGCCAACATAGGGGCTGCTCGTGCTGCATTTTTCCCTAACATCTCCATTACGGGTTTATTTGGCTTTGCGAGTCCTGCTTTTAGCTCTTTGTTTGATTCAGGTCGTACCTATTGGCAATATGCCCCCCAAATCACGATGCCTATTTTCTCTGGGGGCGTGAAAGGTGGGCTCGATTTAGCTAAAGCACGCCAAAATATAGCTGTCTCTAATTACGAGAAATCGATTCAGGTGGCATTTAAAGAGGTAGCGGATGCATTGGCGGGCGATGCCACATATAGCCAGCAGCTTGACGCCTTACGTGCGATGGAAAACTCCGCATCAGAGAGCTTACGTTTAGCGAACTTACGCTACGAAACAGGTATTGATAGCTTTTTACAGGTGCAAACGGCTGAAATTAACCTCTATGGTGCTCAGCAGTTATTTGTACAAACAGGAATGGAATCGTTATTAAATCGCGTTCTACTGTACAAAGCCTTAGGTGGTGGATGGCAGTTAGATGCGCAGCAACAGGAGCAATCATGA
- a CDS encoding pyridoxine 5'-phosphate synthase, producing the protein MIELGVNIDHVATLRQQRLTTYPDPIMAAVRAEEAGADLITLHLREDRRHIQDADVYAMRKAIRTRMNLECAITAEMLKIACDVKPEDVCLVPEKRTELTTEGGLDVISHFDSVQAAVQQLQQHGIRVSLFIDACTQQIEAAHKAGATVIELHTGAYADAPDEATAAKELERIRVGAAHGVALGLRVNAGHGLHYGNVQAVAAIAGIAELNIGHAIVAQSVFDGWEKAVRDMKALIRTAG; encoded by the coding sequence ATGATTGAGTTAGGTGTAAATATTGATCACGTAGCGACATTACGTCAGCAGCGTTTGACTACGTATCCCGATCCAATTATGGCGGCAGTACGGGCCGAAGAGGCTGGTGCAGACTTAATTACGTTGCATTTACGCGAGGATCGACGCCATATCCAAGATGCAGATGTGTATGCTATGCGTAAAGCAATTCGTACCCGGATGAACTTAGAGTGTGCGATTACTGCTGAAATGCTAAAAATCGCATGTGATGTTAAGCCTGAGGATGTGTGTTTAGTACCTGAAAAACGTACCGAACTAACAACCGAGGGTGGGCTAGATGTCATCAGCCATTTTGATAGTGTGCAAGCCGCCGTACAGCAATTACAGCAACATGGAATCCGCGTCTCTTTATTTATTGATGCGTGCACTCAACAAATAGAGGCTGCACATAAAGCCGGGGCAACGGTGATCGAGTTACATACTGGCGCTTATGCGGATGCGCCTGATGAGGCCACAGCGGCTAAAGAACTAGAGCGGATTCGAGTAGGGGCTGCTCATGGTGTGGCTTTGGGCTTACGGGTCAATGCAGGACATGGTTTACATTATGGTAATGTACAAGCGGTAGCTGCGATTGCGGGTATTGCCGAGCTCAATATTGGTCATGCCATCGTAGCTCAGTCTGTATTTGATGGTTGGGAAAAAGCCGTTCGAGATATGAAAGCGTTAATTCGTACAGCAGGTTAA
- a CDS encoding nitroreductase family protein: MSVIDVLLSRNSTKQIAGPGPSEDQIQQILATAMRAPDHGRLRPWRFKRIEGQNIGHLADLAVHTMAAEGKPLNPTKEQNMREWLGRAPLVLAVASYVDHSNERIPQHERMIATGAAVMNILNATHALGFGAFWSTGIGTYTQGVPESLGFDALEYEFLGFVVIGTLTGEPTPKERPAVEDYVTSWQPTV; the protein is encoded by the coding sequence ATGTCTGTTATTGATGTTCTTTTAAGTCGTAATTCCACTAAGCAAATTGCCGGGCCAGGACCTTCTGAGGACCAAATTCAGCAAATACTAGCAACAGCGATGCGTGCGCCTGATCATGGTCGCTTACGTCCATGGCGCTTTAAGCGCATAGAAGGCCAAAATATTGGTCATTTAGCTGATTTGGCTGTGCATACAATGGCAGCCGAAGGTAAGCCATTAAACCCAACCAAAGAGCAAAATATGCGCGAGTGGTTGGGGCGAGCTCCATTGGTATTAGCGGTGGCATCGTATGTAGATCATAGTAATGAGCGCATTCCTCAGCATGAACGTATGATTGCGACTGGAGCTGCGGTGATGAATATTCTTAATGCAACTCATGCATTAGGTTTTGGCGCCTTTTGGAGTACAGGCATCGGCACCTATACCCAAGGTGTACCAGAAAGCCTAGGCTTTGATGCATTAGAGTACGAGTTCCTTGGTTTTGTTGTCATTGGCACATTAACCGGAGAGCCTACTCCCAAAGAGCGTCCTGCTGTTGAGGACTATGTGACCTCCTGGCAACCTACCGTCTAA